The following are encoded in a window of Pseudokineococcus lusitanus genomic DNA:
- a CDS encoding MarR family winged helix-turn-helix transcriptional regulator produces the protein MAQEGIELGTSVGYALKRAATALRVAMEEALAPLGLTVTQYSTLELLGQRPGLSASALARGTFVTRQSMQTVLAGLVDRGLVTRPSTAPHGRTLPTRLTEDGEDLRAGASDVVAAVERRMLDGLPPGGEQRLLAGLVACTDALDRSAPTATPGPTT, from the coding sequence ATGGCGCAAGAGGGCATCGAGCTCGGCACCTCCGTGGGCTACGCCCTCAAGCGGGCGGCGACGGCGCTGCGGGTGGCGATGGAGGAGGCCCTCGCGCCGCTCGGCCTCACCGTCACGCAGTACTCGACGCTCGAGCTGCTGGGGCAGCGCCCCGGGCTGTCCGCCTCGGCGCTGGCGCGGGGCACCTTCGTGACGCGGCAGTCGATGCAGACGGTGCTCGCCGGCCTCGTCGACCGGGGCCTCGTGACCCGGCCGTCGACGGCCCCGCACGGGCGAACGCTGCCGACCCGGCTCACCGAGGACGGCGAGGACCTCCGGGCGGGGGCGAGCGACGTCGTCGCCGCCGTGGAGCGCCGGATGCTCGACGGCCTGCCCCCCGGCGGCGAGCAGCGGCTCCTCGCGGGCCTCGTCGCCTGCACCGACGCCCTGGACCGCTCGGCGCCGACGGCGACGCCCGGCCCCACGACCTGA
- a CDS encoding carbohydrate ABC transporter permease produces the protein MTGETGPPSTPPAVRHRRRWTPSRVLVTAALVAATVVFVYPFVWLVSASFKPRSQVFDNRLLPQDPTLATYVQVWDEAPLLLWLGNTLLVTVLAATAVTVSSALVAWGFSYFRFRFRGALFALVLATMMLPGAVTMIPTFLIWNSLGLTDSLVPLWAGNLFGSAFYIFLLRQFFLGLPREVFEAATIDGADNWQLFWRMALPLTKPAVVVTLLFEFQAAWTDLMRPLIYLRSSENFTVPRGLKTLVDTFGAGGEFQWQVVITASVITTVPMVVLFFLGQKHFVAGIATSGTTR, from the coding sequence GTGACGGGGGAGACCGGCCCGCCCTCGACCCCGCCGGCCGTGCGGCACCGGCGGCGGTGGACGCCCTCGCGGGTCCTCGTGACCGCGGCGCTCGTCGCGGCGACGGTCGTCTTCGTCTACCCCTTCGTGTGGCTCGTCTCCGCGTCCTTCAAGCCGCGGTCGCAGGTCTTCGACAACCGCCTCCTGCCGCAGGACCCGACGCTCGCCACCTACGTCCAGGTGTGGGACGAGGCGCCGCTGCTGCTCTGGCTCGGCAACACCCTGCTCGTCACCGTGCTCGCCGCGACCGCGGTCACCGTCTCGAGCGCCCTCGTCGCGTGGGGGTTCTCGTACTTCCGCTTCCGCTTCCGCGGGGCGCTCTTCGCCCTCGTCCTCGCGACGATGATGCTCCCCGGCGCGGTGACCATGATCCCGACGTTCCTCATCTGGAACTCGTTGGGCCTCACCGACAGCCTCGTCCCGCTCTGGGCGGGCAACCTCTTCGGCAGCGCCTTCTACATCTTCCTGCTGCGGCAGTTCTTCCTCGGGCTGCCGCGGGAGGTCTTCGAGGCGGCGACGATCGACGGGGCGGACAACTGGCAGCTGTTCTGGCGGATGGCCCTGCCGCTGACCAAGCCGGCCGTCGTCGTCACGCTGCTCTTCGAGTTCCAGGCCGCGTGGACCGACCTCATGCGCCCGCTCATCTACCTGCGGTCCTCGGAGAACTTCACGGTGCCGCGCGGCCTCAAGACCCTCGTCGACACCTTCGGCGCGGGCGGCGAGTTCCAGTGGCAGGTCGTCATCACCGCGAGCGTCATCACGACCGTGCCGATGGTCGTCCTGTTCTTCCTGGGGCAGAAGCACTTCGTCGCGGGGATCGCGACGTCGGGGACGACGCGCTAG
- a CDS encoding carbohydrate ABC transporter permease encodes MPTAPGRAGRARRRRDTRAALLFISPWAVGFLVFTAWPMLYSAYLSLTDYDVINAPRFVGLDNYRQMAEDPQLLLAIENTVVFTLLQVPLQVVVSLGLALLLHQAGGRAAGFFRTAFYLPNMTPPVALGVLLLLLFNGQVGLVNEVLSWVGIQGPAWTTDPDWVKPGLVLISLLTMGSSVIILLAALRNVPGELYDAARVDGAGFWRRTASVTVPMISGPLFFITVVNTIAALQSFSEAYTAYFGAGNSTYSNDAALFYSIYLFRQAFEFLQMGYASALAWGLFVVVLAVTLVQVRLSRRFVYYEGEQR; translated from the coding sequence GTGCCCACGGCGCCGGGCAGGGCGGGCCGGGCGCGGCGGCGGCGGGACACCCGCGCGGCGCTCCTCTTCATCAGCCCCTGGGCCGTCGGCTTCCTCGTCTTCACCGCCTGGCCGATGCTCTACAGCGCCTACCTGTCGCTGACGGACTACGACGTCATCAACGCCCCGCGCTTCGTCGGTCTCGACAACTACCGGCAGATGGCCGAGGACCCGCAGCTCCTCCTGGCGATCGAGAACACCGTGGTCTTCACCCTGCTGCAGGTGCCGCTGCAGGTGGTCGTGTCGCTGGGGCTGGCCCTGCTGCTGCACCAGGCCGGCGGACGGGCGGCGGGCTTCTTCCGCACGGCCTTCTACCTGCCGAACATGACCCCGCCGGTGGCCCTCGGCGTCCTGCTCCTGCTCCTCTTCAACGGGCAGGTCGGGCTCGTCAACGAGGTGCTGTCGTGGGTGGGCATCCAGGGCCCCGCGTGGACGACGGACCCCGACTGGGTCAAGCCGGGCCTCGTCCTCATCAGCCTGCTGACGATGGGCTCCTCGGTCATCATCCTGCTCGCCGCGCTGCGCAACGTGCCCGGCGAGCTCTACGACGCCGCCCGGGTCGACGGCGCCGGCTTCTGGCGGCGGACGGCGAGCGTGACCGTGCCGATGATCAGCGGGCCGCTCTTCTTCATCACCGTCGTCAACACCATCGCGGCCCTGCAGAGCTTCAGCGAGGCCTACACCGCCTACTTCGGCGCGGGGAACTCGACGTACAGCAACGACGCCGCGCTCTTCTACTCGATCTACCTCTTCCGGCAGGCCTTCGAGTTCCTGCAGATGGGGTACGCCTCGGCGCTCGCGTGGGGGCTCTTCGTCGTCGTGCTCGCCGTGACGCTCGTCCAGGTGCGCCTGTCGCGGCGCTTCGTCTACTACGAGGGGGAGCAGCGGTGA
- a CDS encoding RNA polymerase sigma factor, producing MPGSVRGASAAGLADADDTALVARAQEGYTAAFEELVRRHQARAFTLAFRLLADRGDAQDAVQEAFVKAWTKLPGFDGRAAFSTWLHRVVVNQCMSTLRRRRPVPVPDDVERPAPVRTEQVVEERARGRALRRGVAGLPDDLRAALVLTTVLEQGYDEAGLLLGVPASTVRGRVARARRTLTAEMEGWS from the coding sequence GTGCCCGGGAGCGTGCGGGGGGCGTCGGCCGCCGGCCTCGCCGACGCCGACGACACCGCGCTCGTCGCGCGCGCGCAGGAGGGCTACACCGCCGCCTTCGAGGAGCTCGTGCGCCGCCACCAGGCCCGTGCCTTCACGCTGGCGTTCCGCCTGCTGGCCGACCGCGGCGACGCGCAGGACGCCGTGCAGGAGGCCTTCGTCAAGGCGTGGACCAAGCTCCCGGGCTTCGACGGCCGCGCGGCGTTCTCCACGTGGCTGCACCGTGTCGTCGTCAACCAGTGCATGAGCACGCTGCGGCGTCGCCGGCCCGTGCCGGTGCCCGACGACGTGGAGCGGCCCGCGCCCGTGCGGACCGAGCAGGTCGTCGAGGAGCGGGCGCGGGGGCGGGCGCTGCGGCGCGGCGTCGCGGGGCTGCCGGACGACCTGCGGGCCGCGCTCGTGCTGACGACCGTCCTCGAGCAGGGCTACGACGAGGCGGGGCTCCTCCTGGGGGTCCCCGCGAGCACCGTCCGGGGGCGGGTGGCGCGTGCTCGGCGCACGCTGACGGCGGAGATGGAGGGGTGGTCATGA
- a CDS encoding VOC family protein, translating into MAAVTGPDFLALQVRDVEASAAFYEEHLGLRRAPASPPGAVVFATTPVPLAVRAPLPGLDLDAVSPRPGAGVALWLHADDAQALHDALAAAGVEVLVPPADGPFGRTFTFADLDGYAVTVHDRA; encoded by the coding sequence GTGGCCGCAGTCACCGGACCGGACTTCCTCGCGCTGCAGGTGCGCGACGTCGAGGCCTCCGCCGCCTTCTACGAGGAGCACCTGGGCCTGCGCCGCGCACCCGCCTCGCCCCCCGGCGCCGTCGTCTTCGCGACGACGCCGGTCCCCCTCGCCGTCCGGGCACCGCTCCCCGGCCTCGACCTCGACGCGGTGAGCCCGCGCCCCGGCGCCGGCGTCGCGCTGTGGCTGCACGCCGATGACGCCCAGGCGCTGCACGACGCGCTCGCCGCCGCCGGCGTCGAGGTCCTCGTGCCGCCGGCCGACGGCCCCTTCGGCCGGACCTTCACGTTCGCCGACCTCGACGGCTACGCCGTCACGGTGCACGACCGGGCGTGA
- a CDS encoding Asp23/Gls24 family envelope stress response protein, whose protein sequence is MSQQTSATTARDTKGTTGTALQTTQGTTSIADQVVSKIAGIATREVSGVHGLGGG, encoded by the coding sequence ATGAGCCAGCAGACCTCCGCCACCACCGCCCGCGACACCAAGGGCACGACGGGCACGGCGCTCCAGACGACGCAGGGCACCACCTCGATCGCCGACCAGGTCGTCTCCAAGATCGCCGGCATCGCCACCCGCGAGGTCTCCGGCGTCCACGGCCTCGGCGGCGG
- the mgtE gene encoding magnesium transporter, whose translation MRERGRPEQDGGTGGGGAGLAVLVRADDPGAVSREVARLGVPAAVDELERLDRGARATAVRALDARTGTAVLAALDPPLQAELLRALPDPVGAGLALRLDPDDRARLLDGLPDDVAERLLAGLPEDERRMTVALAGHPPDSAGRRMSPEVVALPDGWDVGRALDHVRREGAAAETVYMLPVVDDARVVVGVVALRRLVLTPDEVALREVMSRPVVVRADDDQEVAARTVRDHGLLAAPVVDDGGRLLGVLTVDDAMRVLEEEVDEDSARGGGSEPLRRPYLATSVPRLVRARVVWLLVLLVGAGLTVGVLGAFEATLAQVVTLSLFVPLLIGTGGNAGAQAVTTVVRALSVGDVRPSDVGRVVAREAATGLLLGTSLALVGAVPATLVAGPDVALVLCLSLVVVCTLATTVGSVVPVVATRVGVDPAVVSSPFITTVVDATGLVVYFLVAQAVLGL comes from the coding sequence GTGCGGGAGCGAGGGCGGCCGGAGCAGGACGGCGGGACGGGCGGCGGCGGCGCCGGTCTGGCGGTGCTCGTGCGCGCCGACGACCCCGGGGCGGTGAGCCGAGAGGTGGCGCGGCTGGGCGTCCCGGCCGCCGTCGACGAGCTCGAGCGGCTGGACCGCGGCGCGCGGGCCACCGCCGTCCGGGCGCTCGACGCCCGCACCGGGACGGCGGTCCTCGCCGCGCTCGACCCGCCCCTGCAGGCCGAGCTCCTGCGGGCCCTGCCCGACCCCGTGGGCGCGGGGCTCGCGCTCCGCCTCGACCCCGACGACCGCGCGCGGCTCCTCGACGGCCTCCCCGACGACGTCGCCGAGCGACTCCTCGCCGGCCTCCCCGAGGACGAGCGCCGGATGACCGTCGCGCTCGCGGGCCACCCGCCGGACTCGGCGGGGCGCCGGATGTCGCCCGAGGTCGTCGCGCTGCCCGACGGCTGGGACGTCGGCCGCGCGCTCGACCACGTCCGCCGCGAGGGCGCCGCCGCCGAGACCGTCTACATGCTCCCGGTCGTCGACGACGCCCGGGTCGTCGTCGGCGTCGTCGCGCTGCGGCGGCTCGTCCTCACGCCCGACGAGGTCGCGCTGCGCGAGGTGATGAGCCGGCCCGTCGTCGTGCGCGCCGACGACGACCAGGAGGTCGCCGCCCGCACCGTCCGCGACCACGGGCTGCTCGCCGCCCCGGTCGTCGACGACGGCGGGCGGCTGCTCGGCGTCCTCACCGTCGACGACGCCATGCGGGTCCTCGAGGAGGAGGTGGACGAGGACTCCGCCCGCGGCGGCGGCAGCGAGCCCCTGCGGCGGCCGTACCTCGCGACGTCCGTGCCGCGGCTCGTCCGCGCGCGGGTGGTGTGGCTGCTCGTCCTGCTCGTCGGCGCGGGCCTCACCGTCGGCGTGCTCGGCGCCTTCGAGGCGACGCTCGCGCAGGTGGTGACGCTCTCGCTCTTCGTGCCGCTCCTCATCGGCACGGGCGGCAACGCCGGCGCGCAGGCGGTGACGACGGTCGTCCGCGCGCTGTCGGTCGGCGACGTGCGCCCGTCCGACGTCGGCCGCGTCGTCGCCCGCGAGGCGGCGACCGGCCTGCTCCTGGGGACGTCGCTGGCGCTCGTCGGGGCGGTGCCGGCGACGCTCGTCGCGGGCCCCGACGTCGCCCTCGTGCTCTGCCTGTCGCTCGTCGTCGTCTGCACGCTGGCCACGACGGTCGGCTCGGTCGTGCCCGTCGTCGCGACGAGGGTCGGCGTCGACCCGGCCGTCGTCAGCTCGCCCTTCATCACGACGGTCGTCGACGCGACGGGCCTCGTCGTCTACTTCCTCGTCGCGCAGGCCGTCCTGGGGCTCTGA
- a CDS encoding dihydrolipoyl dehydrogenase family protein, with protein MDDATPTASPSDAGDGPAEYDVLVVGGGPAGTTAALRAAELGARTALAEARRTGGTCVNTGCVPTRVLAKTARLVREVRQAADYGLAVSEQPVDWPRTVARVRERIEAVQEAKAEPDRLADAGVDLLLEGRARFVGPHEVELEGTGRRVRARTVLLAVGGHTRRLPIPGTELAVVPEHVLDLPAVPRRLAVIGAGNTGAQLVTVFSALGSEVTLLEVAPRILAQTDADVSAAVHEAFVDQGIAVSVGVQGVTSHERATTAEGAEGVRLTWIAPEADGGGERSEVFDVVVQATGWPARLEGLGLDAAGVTHDRKGVPVDEYLRTDVEHVYAIGDANQDSMLVQAAHREAEDAAVNAVLGPRRSRRHQLLPAGGFTDPDYADVGLTEAQARERDPRCVVATVPFASMERAVIDDRTRGFLKLVADRRREQLLGAHAVGESAVEVVQAVTTAMAAGVDVATLAGVQYAYPTYSAVIGAAARALLAADDAGTGDAWAETGRD; from the coding sequence GTGGACGACGCGACCCCGACCGCGAGCCCCTCCGACGCCGGGGACGGCCCGGCCGAGTACGACGTCCTCGTCGTCGGCGGCGGCCCCGCCGGCACGACGGCGGCGCTGCGGGCCGCCGAGCTCGGCGCCCGGACGGCGCTCGCGGAGGCCCGCCGGACGGGCGGCACGTGCGTCAACACCGGCTGCGTGCCGACGCGCGTCCTCGCCAAGACGGCGCGGCTCGTGCGGGAGGTCCGCCAGGCCGCCGACTACGGCCTCGCCGTCAGCGAGCAGCCCGTCGACTGGCCGCGCACGGTCGCCCGGGTGCGGGAGCGGATCGAGGCCGTGCAGGAGGCCAAGGCCGAGCCGGACCGCCTCGCCGACGCCGGCGTCGACCTCCTCCTCGAGGGCCGGGCCCGCTTCGTCGGGCCCCACGAGGTCGAGCTCGAGGGCACCGGCCGCCGGGTCCGCGCGCGCACCGTCCTCCTGGCGGTGGGCGGCCACACCCGACGGCTGCCGATCCCGGGCACGGAGCTGGCCGTCGTCCCCGAGCACGTCCTCGACCTCCCCGCGGTGCCGCGTCGGCTCGCCGTCATCGGCGCGGGCAACACCGGCGCCCAGCTCGTCACGGTGTTCAGCGCGCTGGGCAGCGAGGTGACGCTCCTCGAGGTCGCGCCGCGGATCCTCGCCCAGACCGACGCCGACGTGTCCGCCGCCGTCCACGAGGCCTTCGTCGACCAGGGCATCGCCGTGAGCGTCGGCGTCCAGGGCGTGACGTCGCACGAGCGGGCCACCACCGCCGAGGGCGCCGAGGGCGTGCGGCTCACGTGGATCGCGCCCGAGGCCGACGGCGGCGGCGAGCGCTCGGAGGTCTTCGACGTCGTCGTCCAGGCCACCGGGTGGCCCGCGCGGCTCGAGGGCCTGGGGCTCGACGCCGCGGGCGTGACGCACGACCGCAAGGGCGTCCCCGTCGACGAGTACCTGCGCACCGACGTCGAGCACGTCTACGCCATCGGGGACGCGAACCAGGACTCGATGCTCGTCCAGGCCGCCCACCGCGAGGCCGAGGACGCCGCCGTCAACGCCGTGCTCGGCCCGCGCCGCAGCCGCCGCCACCAGCTGCTCCCGGCGGGCGGTTTCACCGACCCCGACTACGCCGACGTCGGTCTCACCGAGGCGCAGGCCCGCGAGCGCGACCCGCGCTGCGTCGTCGCGACGGTGCCGTTCGCGTCGATGGAGCGGGCCGTCATCGACGACCGCACCCGCGGCTTCCTCAAGCTCGTCGCCGACCGCCGCCGCGAGCAGCTGCTCGGCGCGCACGCCGTCGGCGAGAGCGCGGTCGAGGTGGTGCAGGCGGTGACGACGGCGATGGCCGCCGGCGTCGACGTCGCCACGCTCGCCGGCGTCCAGTACGCCTACCCCACCTACTCGGCGGTCATCGGGGCCGCCGCCCGGGCGCTGCTCGCGGCGGACGACGCGGGCACGGGCGACGCGTGGGCGGAGACCGGGCGCGACTGA
- a CDS encoding ABC transporter substrate-binding protein, which produces MGSSRTRAGGRRSRARRPASLVVGAAVVLAGCATGTGGDTADVTYDGDAEVSGELVVAGFGTGDEVGETRFALAQEALPDVDVQLVEGDLDIQQFLSAVAAEDPPDVINANRNQIGTLAARGAVLPLDDCLEGEGVDPGVYRESALDQVTLDGTLFGVPEFNQVQVLMANGDLLQAAGLDVADVDGSSWEGVTAAADAMAVTSAGGVDVIGYDSKLPEFLPLWSAANGVRLLSDDGRTAQLDDPAVVEALTFAADVYARQGGFGAVKANRDAQDFFGAENQYATGVLGAMPFEQWYLNVLNEVSPDVPLVVAPFRDRQGAPIAYTAGSAWAVPTGSANPEAACRLAVTMTATDTWMAAAQARVDAVEESGRVFTGLLTANDEADERIRAELVPTDAGEPWQSGIDAVYEANDAVFALAANPADAAVTTAWQDAANRVLNGQAEPQESLERAQGEAQDALDAAWEDWDARG; this is translated from the coding sequence ATGGGCAGCAGCAGGACGCGCGCGGGGGGCCGCCGGAGCCGGGCCCGGCGCCCGGCGTCGCTCGTGGTGGGGGCCGCGGTCGTCCTCGCCGGCTGCGCGACGGGCACGGGCGGCGACACCGCCGACGTCACCTACGACGGCGACGCCGAGGTGTCGGGCGAGCTCGTCGTGGCGGGCTTCGGGACGGGCGACGAGGTGGGCGAGACCCGCTTCGCGCTGGCCCAGGAGGCGCTGCCCGACGTCGACGTGCAGCTCGTCGAGGGCGACCTCGACATCCAGCAGTTCCTCTCCGCCGTCGCGGCGGAGGACCCGCCGGACGTCATCAACGCCAACCGGAACCAGATCGGGACGCTCGCGGCGCGCGGCGCCGTCCTGCCGCTCGACGACTGCCTCGAGGGCGAGGGCGTCGACCCGGGCGTCTACCGGGAGTCGGCGCTGGACCAGGTCACGCTCGACGGGACCCTCTTCGGCGTCCCGGAGTTCAACCAGGTGCAGGTGCTCATGGCGAACGGCGACCTGCTGCAGGCCGCCGGCCTCGACGTCGCCGACGTCGACGGGTCGAGCTGGGAGGGCGTCACCGCGGCCGCCGACGCGATGGCCGTGACCTCGGCCGGCGGGGTCGACGTCATCGGCTACGACAGCAAGCTGCCGGAGTTCCTCCCGCTCTGGTCGGCCGCCAACGGCGTCCGGCTGCTGTCGGACGACGGGCGGACCGCGCAGCTGGACGACCCCGCCGTCGTCGAGGCGCTGACCTTCGCCGCCGACGTCTACGCGCGGCAGGGCGGCTTCGGGGCCGTCAAGGCCAACCGCGACGCCCAGGACTTCTTCGGCGCCGAGAACCAGTACGCCACCGGCGTCCTCGGCGCGATGCCCTTCGAGCAGTGGTACCTCAACGTCCTCAACGAGGTCTCGCCGGACGTCCCGCTCGTCGTCGCGCCGTTCCGCGACCGCCAGGGCGCGCCGATCGCCTACACCGCCGGGTCCGCCTGGGCGGTGCCGACGGGCAGCGCCAACCCCGAGGCCGCCTGCCGGCTGGCCGTGACGATGACGGCGACGGACACGTGGATGGCCGCCGCGCAGGCGCGCGTCGACGCCGTCGAGGAGAGCGGGCGCGTCTTCACCGGCCTCCTGACCGCCAACGACGAGGCGGACGAGCGCATCCGCGCCGAGCTGGTGCCCACCGACGCCGGGGAGCCGTGGCAGAGCGGCATCGACGCGGTCTACGAGGCCAACGACGCCGTCTTCGCGCTCGCCGCCAACCCTGCGGACGCCGCGGTGACGACGGCGTGGCAGGACGCCGCCAACCGCGTGCTCAACGGGCAGGCCGAGCCGCAGGAGTCGCTGGAGCGGGCGCAGGGCGAGGCGCAGGACGCGCTCGACGCCGCGTGGGAGGACTGGGACGCCCGTGGCTGA
- a CDS encoding SpoIIE family protein phosphatase, whose amino-acid sequence MTGAGDDGASAHDASGPADDAARAAAALRSDRGRTAAARRLTAATADAVATAATRRRLDVLARWAAQLVGSASARVVLLDDLQTRVGAAGPQPEDLPAYGDRTADGPLDLAEWLCARTAASGRTLVVHDTGTDARVRHLWPVTDGGVGAYLGAPLLDAEGRAVGAVCAFDAAARTWTTADVDLLQQVADSTAAELELAALAAEHRQSRLLLDLTVAAAELGTFDLDLVSGELEMNERLLELSGLDPRTFGGRPEDVYAHIHPEDREATVAAVTEATTHGGDYRAEYRIVLPDGTVRWVAARGATLPGPQGSAPVRLLGAALDITGVRAAATRTEQILDAMAVGYLAMDGGWVVTFANAQAVRALGRPREELVGGVIWDLFPATAGTEFEAGYRRAAKTGRPVTFDAYYPAPLDAWYEVRATPEGDGVALYFLDITARKRAQQAAEGAAARLALLAAVTRELTSSPEDPEAAVGALARLVVPELADWCLVSLLDDDAPAVGPARRARGRRATEPSAGRREHRGLRDVGSWHHDEELRGTVRDYAAHRLDELDGSAPVWRALREDRHVVVDDATATLTAAMPGDGPGKDLLRRLAPSSGAVFLLRGRGRVVGLLSLFQGPDRAPLTADELATAADVADRAGTALDSARLYRQQRDLAAGLQQSLLTDPPQPDGAQVVVRYVPAAEAAQVGGDWYDAFTQPGGAAVVVIGDVIGHDTRAAAAMSQVRGALRTLGATSDDTPARLLTRTDEAMAALGITTTATALVVRLERVPGGRGDGVTRVRWSNAGHPPAVVVRPDGAVMHLAAPRSDLLLGVLPSTDRSDHEVVLEPGSTLLLFTDGLVERRDRSLRHGLDRLDEVVAGLATEEADLDGLVDGLLARMLPPQPEDDVAVLAVRLDAGTTHRP is encoded by the coding sequence ATGACGGGCGCGGGGGACGACGGGGCGTCGGCACACGACGCGTCGGGTCCCGCCGACGACGCCGCCCGGGCCGCGGCCGCCCTCCGGTCCGACCGCGGCCGCACCGCCGCAGCCCGCCGGCTGACGGCGGCGACCGCCGACGCCGTGGCGACGGCCGCGACGCGCCGCCGCCTGGACGTGCTCGCCCGGTGGGCCGCGCAGCTCGTCGGCAGCGCCTCCGCGCGGGTGGTCCTCCTCGACGACCTCCAGACGCGCGTCGGCGCCGCGGGGCCCCAGCCCGAGGACCTGCCCGCGTACGGCGACCGCACGGCGGACGGCCCCCTCGACCTCGCGGAGTGGCTGTGCGCCCGGACGGCCGCCTCGGGCCGGACCCTCGTCGTCCACGACACAGGCACCGACGCCCGCGTGCGCCACCTGTGGCCCGTGACCGACGGTGGCGTGGGCGCCTACCTCGGCGCCCCGCTCCTCGACGCGGAGGGCCGGGCGGTCGGGGCGGTGTGCGCCTTCGACGCCGCGGCCCGCACGTGGACGACGGCCGACGTCGACCTGCTGCAGCAGGTCGCCGACTCGACCGCCGCCGAGCTGGAGCTCGCGGCGCTGGCCGCGGAGCACCGGCAGAGCCGCCTGCTGCTCGACCTCACCGTCGCCGCCGCCGAGCTCGGCACCTTCGACCTCGACCTGGTCAGCGGCGAGCTCGAGATGAACGAGCGCCTCCTCGAGCTCTCCGGCCTCGACCCGCGGACCTTCGGCGGCCGCCCCGAGGACGTCTACGCCCACATCCACCCCGAGGACCGCGAGGCGACCGTCGCCGCGGTCACGGAGGCCACCACCCACGGCGGCGACTACCGGGCCGAGTACCGCATCGTGCTGCCCGACGGCACGGTGCGGTGGGTCGCCGCCCGGGGCGCCACCCTCCCGGGCCCGCAGGGGTCGGCGCCCGTCCGGCTGCTCGGCGCGGCCCTCGACATCACCGGCGTGCGGGCCGCGGCGACGCGGACGGAGCAGATCCTCGACGCCATGGCCGTCGGGTACCTGGCCATGGACGGCGGCTGGGTCGTCACCTTCGCCAACGCCCAGGCCGTCCGGGCCCTCGGCCGCCCCCGGGAGGAGCTGGTCGGCGGGGTGATCTGGGACCTCTTCCCGGCGACGGCCGGCACCGAGTTCGAGGCGGGCTACCGCCGGGCCGCCAAGACCGGCCGGCCGGTCACCTTCGACGCGTACTACCCCGCACCGCTGGACGCCTGGTACGAGGTGCGGGCCACCCCCGAGGGCGACGGCGTCGCGCTGTACTTCCTCGACATCACCGCGCGGAAGCGGGCGCAGCAGGCCGCCGAGGGCGCCGCGGCGCGGCTGGCCCTGCTCGCCGCGGTCACGCGCGAGCTCACCTCGTCGCCCGAGGACCCGGAGGCAGCCGTCGGCGCCCTCGCCCGCCTCGTCGTCCCCGAGCTCGCCGACTGGTGCCTCGTCAGCCTGCTCGACGACGACGCGCCCGCCGTCGGCCCCGCGCGTCGGGCACGGGGGCGCCGGGCGACGGAGCCCTCAGCGGGCCGTCGCGAGCACCGCGGGCTGCGTGACGTCGGCAGCTGGCACCACGACGAGGAGCTCCGCGGCACCGTCCGGGACTACGCCGCCCACCGGCTGGACGAGCTCGACGGCAGCGCCCCCGTGTGGCGCGCGCTGCGCGAGGACCGCCACGTCGTCGTCGACGACGCCACGGCCACGTTGACCGCCGCGATGCCCGGGGACGGGCCCGGCAAGGACCTGCTGCGGCGGCTGGCGCCGAGCAGCGGGGCGGTCTTCCTGCTGCGCGGCCGCGGCCGGGTCGTCGGCCTGCTGAGCCTCTTCCAGGGGCCCGACCGCGCGCCGCTCACCGCGGACGAGCTGGCCACGGCCGCCGACGTCGCCGACCGCGCCGGCACCGCGCTGGACTCGGCCCGCCTCTACCGGCAGCAGCGCGACCTCGCCGCCGGCCTGCAGCAGTCGCTGCTCACCGACCCCCCGCAGCCCGACGGGGCCCAGGTCGTGGTGCGCTACGTCCCGGCCGCCGAGGCGGCCCAGGTGGGCGGCGACTGGTACGACGCCTTCACCCAGCCCGGCGGCGCCGCCGTCGTGGTCATCGGCGACGTCATCGGCCACGACACCCGCGCCGCCGCCGCGATGAGCCAGGTCCGCGGCGCGCTGCGCACCCTCGGGGCCACGAGCGACGACACGCCCGCGCGGCTGCTGACCCGCACCGACGAGGCGATGGCCGCCCTCGGCATCACGACGACGGCGACCGCCCTCGTGGTCCGCCTCGAGCGGGTCCCCGGCGGGCGGGGCGACGGCGTGACCCGCGTCCGCTGGTCCAACGCCGGGCACCCGCCCGCCGTGGTGGTGCGCCCCGACGGCGCCGTCATGCACCTGGCGGCCCCGCGCAGCGACCTCCTCCTCGGCGTCCTGCCCTCGACCGACCGCAGCGACCACGAGGTCGTCCTCGAGCCCGGGTCCACCCTGCTCCTGTTCACCGACGGTCTCGTGGAGCGCCGGGACCGGTCGCTGCGCCACGGGCTGGACCGGCTGGACGAGGTGGTCGCCGGGCTGGCCACCGAGGAGGCCGACCTCGACGGGCTCGTCGACGGGCTGCTCGCCCGGATGCTGCCGCCGCAGCCGGAGGACGACGTCGCCGTCCTGGCGGTCCGGCTCGACGCCGGAACGACGCACCGGCCGTGA